The following proteins are encoded in a genomic region of Oceaniferula marina:
- a CDS encoding sulfatase, with protein sequence MLVCSSNARDPNVIIIFTDDQGYGDLGCYGSTSIKTPHLDQLAIEGMKLTDFHVPSPVCSPSRAGLLTGCYPKRVGMHRHVVFPFHRYGLHPDELTLADHLKANGYATACVGKWHLGHMPETLPTAQGFDSYFGIPYSNDMSHPDNKKKPRMNQDESWRRQDHFSKLWNTPLMKDEKIIELPVNQRTITRRYTDEAIRFITTNKDRPFFLYLPHSMPHIPLYVPDDVLDPDPKHAYRCVIEHIDAECGRLIQTVKDLGLEKETYIIFTSDNGPWLSYKHHGGSAGPLRSGKGTTFEGGQRVPCIIWGPGRVPAGSRSDALTSSIDLLPTLANLSGYPLKAKAPIDGLDLSGVFLEQKPSPRSEFLHYSSNGKLEGIRQGAWKLLVKEVRAKKVKGKAQPPRKQVMLYNLSKDLGEQVNVAETFPEKVATMQKRMIELDTEIEKNARPVFGQKR encoded by the coding sequence ATGTTGGTGTGCTCATCGAATGCACGGGACCCCAATGTGATTATTATTTTTACGGATGATCAAGGTTATGGTGATCTCGGCTGTTATGGTTCAACCAGTATCAAGACACCTCATCTTGACCAGTTGGCAATCGAGGGCATGAAACTAACCGACTTCCATGTTCCTTCGCCGGTCTGTTCTCCATCTCGTGCCGGCTTGTTGACGGGCTGCTACCCAAAACGTGTAGGTATGCATCGGCATGTTGTCTTTCCCTTCCACCGTTATGGGCTTCATCCGGATGAACTGACCTTGGCAGATCATTTGAAAGCGAACGGATACGCAACCGCTTGTGTCGGGAAATGGCACCTAGGTCATATGCCGGAGACGCTACCGACAGCTCAAGGGTTTGATTCCTATTTTGGTATTCCTTATTCCAATGACATGAGTCATCCGGATAATAAGAAAAAACCACGCATGAATCAGGATGAGAGTTGGCGCCGTCAGGATCATTTTTCGAAGCTCTGGAATACCCCGCTGATGAAGGATGAGAAAATCATCGAGCTTCCGGTTAATCAGCGAACGATAACCCGACGTTATACCGATGAGGCGATCCGCTTTATTACAACAAACAAGGACCGGCCGTTTTTCCTCTATCTTCCACATAGCATGCCTCATATCCCACTCTATGTTCCGGATGATGTACTCGACCCGGACCCGAAACACGCCTACCGATGCGTGATCGAACATATTGATGCTGAGTGTGGGCGTTTGATTCAAACCGTGAAGGATCTCGGTTTGGAAAAAGAGACATACATTATTTTTACCAGTGATAACGGACCGTGGTTATCGTACAAACATCACGGTGGCAGTGCCGGACCACTGCGTAGTGGTAAAGGGACAACCTTTGAAGGCGGACAGCGTGTGCCGTGTATCATCTGGGGGCCGGGGCGTGTTCCTGCAGGCTCTCGTTCAGATGCCTTGACCAGTAGTATCGATTTGTTGCCAACCCTGGCAAACTTGTCTGGGTATCCATTGAAAGCCAAAGCCCCCATTGATGGGCTCGACCTCTCAGGCGTCTTTCTTGAGCAGAAACCATCCCCCCGCAGTGAGTTTCTGCATTACAGTTCAAATGGAAAGCTGGAGGGGATTCGGCAAGGGGCTTGGAAATTGTTAGTGAAAGAAGTGCGGGCGAAGAAAGTCAAGGGGAAGGCCCAACCACCAAGAAAACAAGTGATGCTGTATAATCTGTCCAAGGATCTTGGAGAGCAGGTGAATGTGGCAGAGACATTCCCTGAAAAGGTGGCAACGATGCAAAAGCGGATGATCGAGTTGGATACAGAGATCGAGAAAAATGCGCGCCCTGTGTTTGGCCAGAAACGATAA